In one Macrobrachium rosenbergii isolate ZJJX-2024 chromosome 53, ASM4041242v1, whole genome shotgun sequence genomic region, the following are encoded:
- the LOC136834451 gene encoding uncharacterized protein, whose product MAFSSKSVLPPEDLRCLRYYHFVMKYGKKVFHFIYTSFFLQGQHKSIRQILIDNQVPLGRESPFSVNEIKSLTNELPENLNITVMNKICQVLWLKGVNDPGEELRGLMKKIKDERNSVSHEAHNMTHTDLERRLAKFQAVLQETLEKTKFIFPKHSAWIDDLKAEIQDAVSKPLEKIREKYDPSNPQDIQRLKDEIEGFQLELSDMIQKSSEAELQWRNERFCLILPYDWLPQYGTTDPSNIMVCLPVAYDQGLNGGPYDNKSVTVYQNEILNKDKMGKEFDVVIISGDAGSGKTTILRSYVEGWCKKRTDMPELSSFSFLISMEFRNHDHDNFDDYLRSLIPRTVALFPFNLVKSVVLCSKCLVLCDGYDEVNEKSRKLFEDVLALHSNNMTFVVTTRPGDIEELTNIVNKGKRSRINLTVSGLQEVDMKLLTKKLISHMVNDDVTQVEQMKKELLQKIEEMDTGTRAILQTPLYFNLFILHYIERPDLRDEMSPRTSVYLLLRKHKIMRISDKTGISDESLEEFDALYRKWSLKHYTEEKSEWSEADVRRFKKKICSPELHRNFDAIMSSYFSIKKKRESLKTVKVYCHRHKSEQEFAAAGNICDDIITSIRRSKGGKIIREVLKLKGLWDGSDPHQLFWELREVISFIPGILYSTERDVLYETINELHELTASDRLSNVHDDLLEPCIETRLDGRVLESLVSQMERKTSLKEGVRFTQTKSLYVLPSLLCQLRPKKILLRFSSNELRDLSQLDETLRAANESDIHTEVWLRRDLRDCAELSKQDLRPVDELTLVIDVDGYQDLDSLCPISLMTSAKELRLIYHMRNATENRVAQVINRTIRTKREEATIDLRIYLYKDQDVKLLLQSLSVRPLRSITILEPSGAKIGDAEELKTLCRDKGLGKLNSNLWTD is encoded by the exons ATGGCTTTCTCCTCAAAATCAGTTCTTCCTCCTGAAGATTTAAGATGCTTGAGGTATTACCATTTTGTGATGAAGTATGGGAAGAAGGTGTTTCATTTCATATACACCTCCTTCTTTCTCCAAGGACAACACAAGAGCATACGACAGATTCTCATCGACAACCAAGTTCCACTTGGTAGGGAAAGTCCTTTCAGtgtcaatgaaataaaaagcctTACAAATGAGCTTCCGGAAAATCTCAACATCACAGTGATGAACAAAATCTGCCAGGTTCTTTGGCTAAAAGGGGTGAATGACCCTGGTGAGGAACTCAGaggattaatgaaaaaaataaaagatgagagGAACTCTGTTAGCCATGAAGCCCATAATATGACACACACTGATTTGGAGCGTAGACTCGCTAAATTTCAAGCAGTGCTCCAGGAAACTCTTGAGAAAACCAAATTTATCTTTCCAAAACACAGTGCTTGGATTGACGATCTTAAAGCAGAGATTCAAGATGCTGTTTCAAAGCCCCTAGAAAAGATCCGTGAGAAATATGATCCTTCAAACCCTCAGGATATACAAAGGCTTAAAGATGAAATAGAAGGGTTTCAGCTTGAGTTGTCTGACATGATACAAAAATCCTCTGAAGCAGAACTCCAGTGGCGTAATGAACGCTTCTGTCTGATTCTGCCCTACGACTGGCTTCCTCAGTATGGTACTACAGATCCAAGTAACATCATGGTCTGTTTACCAGTGGCGTATGATCAAGGGTTAAATGGAGGTCCCTATGACAATAAAAGTGTTACTGTATATCAAAATGAAATCCTCAACAAagacaaaatgggaaaagaatttGATGTTGTAATTATATCTGGTGATGCAGGTTCTGGAAAGACCACAATTCTTCGTTCCTATGTGGAGGGATGGTGCAAGAAGAGAACAGATATGCCAGAACTCTCTTCCTTCTCATTTCTAATCTCAATGGAGTTTCGAAATCATGACCATGACAACTTTGATGACTACCTTAGAAGCTTGATTCCAAGAACTGTCGCTCTATTTCCTTTTAACCTTGTCAAATCGGTCGTCCTGTGTTCAAAGTGTTTGGTCTTATGTGATGGCTATGATGAGGTCAATGAGAAATCTAGAAAGCTATTTGAAGACGTTTTAGCACTTCATTCAAACAACATGACGTTTGTTGTCACAACACGTCCAGGGGATATCGAGGAACTAACAAATATTGTGAACAAAGGAAAACGTTCCAGAATCAACCTCACTGTTTCAGGTCTTCAGGAAGTGGATATGAAATTGCTCACAAAAAAGCTCATTAGCCACATGGTGAATGATGATGTCACTCAAGtggagcaaatgaaaaaagagcTGCttcagaaaatagaagaaatggaCACTGGCACTAGAGCCATCCTGCAAACCCCTTTGTATTTTAACCTGTTCATTCTCCATTATATTGAGCGTCCAGACTTAAGGGATGAAATGAGCCCCAGGACCTCAGTCTACTTACTGCTGAGAAAGCACAAGATCATGAGAATCTCCgacaagacaggaatctctgatGAATCACTAGAGGAATTTGAcgcactgtacagaaaatggtCTCTGAAGCATTACACTGAGGAAAAATCTGAATGGTCTGAGGCAGATGTAAGACGCTTCAAAAAGAAGATTTGTAGCCCAGAGCTACATCGAAACTTTGATGCCATCATGTCATCCTATTTCTCCATAAAGAAAAAACGGGAGTCTCTGAAGACTGTAAAGGTGTACTGCCATAGACACAAAAGTGAGCAGGAGTTTGCAGCTGCAGGCAATATCTGCGATGACATCATCACGTCAATCAGAAGGTCAAAAGGAGGAAAGATAATTCGAGAGGTGCTGAAATTGAAAGGACTATGGGATGGAAGTGATCCACACCAGTTATTTTGGGAATTAAGAGAAGTCATTTCCTTCATACCAGGAATACTTTACAGCACTGAGAGAGATGTATTGTATGAGAcaataaatgaattacatgaaCTCACTGCATCAGACAGGCTCTCTAATGTACATGATGACCTTTTAGAACCATGTATTGAAACTAGATTGGACGGTAGGGTTTTGGAATCACTTGTATCACAGATGGAGAGAAAAACTTCCCTGAAGGAGGGAGTGAGATTTACACAAACCAAGAGTCTTTATGTCCTACCGTCCTTGCTGTGTCAACTGAGGCCCAAAAAgattttattgagattttcatCAAATGAACTAAGAGATCTTTCGCAGCTCGATGAAACTCTGCGGGCTGCAAATGAATCCGACATTCATACAGAGGTTTGGCTGCGGAGAGACCTAAGGGATTGCGCAGAACTTTCAAAACAGGATTTGCGTCCAGTGGATGAATTAA CTTTGGTCATTGACGTTGATGGATACCAAGACTTAGACAGCCTGTGTCCCATTTCTCTCATGACCTCAGCAAAGGAACTGAGACTGATATACCACATGAGAAATGCTACCGAGAATCGTGTTGCCCAAGTCATAAACAGGACGATTcgaacaaaaagggaagaagccacAATAGATTTAAGGATTTACTTATATAAAG ATCAGGACGTAAAGCTCCTACTCCAGTCGCTAAGTGTTCGGCCTTTGAGGTCAATAACTATTTTGGAACCTTCTGGTGCAAAGATTGGTGACGCTGAAGAACTGAAGACACTCTGCAGGGACAAGGGACTTGGAAAATTAAACAGTAACCTGTGGACTGACTAA